Proteins encoded together in one Oscillospiraceae bacterium window:
- a CDS encoding class B sortase → MEKQTKKKKPLNKQQKLMMNVLLVVCCAALIFSGAMIANNYIREHQDRNRVASDLSMFENPSVVSDPEEDPYKDIVFPAGILEQLKPFYARNSELVGFLTIEGIDDFGYPIVQTGDNEKYYRKNLDLKYSKEGTAFVDYTVNLNADSQNILIHGHNNKNGLMFGPLEHYNALLYGLDLYQKAPVIKFYTLTEVKEFKIVGFVVANIKWEDGPTFDFTQTDLTDPEVFAAFKEEVEARTVVDTGYYMEYGDTVMTLHSCCYYFSNVRFLVIARELRPGEDPEVDTSLAKIRYDAVMPDTFVDIYNLGTRASTYYQ, encoded by the coding sequence ATGGAAAAACAAACGAAAAAGAAAAAGCCCTTGAACAAACAGCAAAAATTGATGATGAACGTGTTGTTGGTTGTCTGCTGCGCCGCGCTGATCTTTTCGGGCGCGATGATCGCAAACAACTATATCCGCGAACATCAGGACCGCAACCGCGTCGCGTCGGATTTAAGCATGTTCGAAAATCCCTCCGTGGTATCTGATCCCGAAGAGGATCCCTACAAGGACATTGTGTTCCCGGCGGGTATTCTTGAGCAGCTCAAGCCCTTTTACGCACGTAATTCCGAATTGGTGGGCTTTTTGACCATCGAAGGAATTGACGATTTCGGTTATCCGATCGTTCAGACCGGCGATAACGAAAAGTATTATCGTAAAAACCTCGATTTGAAATATTCCAAAGAGGGCACTGCGTTTGTTGATTACACAGTCAATCTGAACGCCGACAGTCAGAACATACTCATCCACGGTCACAACAATAAAAACGGCCTGATGTTCGGTCCGCTTGAGCATTATAACGCCCTGCTGTACGGATTGGATCTGTATCAGAAAGCCCCGGTGATCAAGTTTTATACGCTCACCGAGGTGAAAGAATTTAAGATCGTCGGCTTCGTCGTTGCCAACATCAAATGGGAGGACGGTCCTACGTTCGATTTTACCCAGACCGATCTCACCGACCCCGAGGTGTTTGCCGCATTCAAGGAGGAAGTCGAAGCCAGAACCGTCGTTGATACCGGATATTACATGGAATACGGCGATACGGTTATGACACTACATTCCTGCTGCTATTATTTCAGCAATGTGCGTTTCCTTGTGATTGCACGTGAACTGCGTCCGGGTGAAGACCCGGAGGTCGATACCAGTTTGGCCAAAATCCGCTACGATGCGGTCATGCCTGACACCTTTGTTGACATCTATAACCTCGGTACCCGCGCCAGCACCTATTATCAATAA
- the miaB gene encoding tRNA (N6-isopentenyl adenosine(37)-C2)-methylthiotransferase MiaB, whose protein sequence is MSGLGAFDVSGDEIAAQRRFMSLIKRQNDAFFVETGVRHTAFVHSYGCQQNAVDGERIAGILAECGYELIGDPKAADLAIYNTCAVRENAEDRVFGNTGALLASKRKNPNKIICLCGCMIQQPTSAEKIKKHFPYVDMLVGTHAVHKFPQLLFEKLQNGGHVFETPDCDGVIAEDLPLLRSDSVFAGVSIMYGCNNFCTYCVVPNVRGRERSRKPEAILAEVEQLVNGGWKDITLLGQNVNSYGTHDTGKPNFPELLKKCCSFEGDYWVRFMTSHPKDADEALFEVIAAEKHAAKHLHLPVQSGSDEILRRMNRRYDTQTYLKKLEIMRRLYPDIALTSDIIVGFPGETEDDFQKTLNLVETVKYDSLFMFIYSPRQNTAAAGFENQISAEVKTERFERLLALQEKIAEQKHKALVGNKARVLVEQFEQKHKKWSGKDWGVTRVLFAGEESENLRGQFVDVEIISAGRHWVTGRRI, encoded by the coding sequence ATGAGCGGCTTGGGTGCATTCGATGTCAGCGGCGACGAAATTGCGGCACAGCGTCGTTTTATGTCTTTGATCAAAAGGCAAAACGACGCATTTTTTGTTGAAACCGGCGTCCGGCATACGGCTTTTGTGCACTCCTACGGCTGCCAACAGAATGCGGTTGACGGCGAACGGATTGCCGGAATACTGGCTGAATGCGGTTACGAATTGATCGGAGACCCCAAAGCCGCAGATTTAGCGATTTATAACACCTGCGCGGTACGCGAAAACGCTGAAGACCGCGTTTTCGGCAACACCGGCGCGCTGCTGGCTTCCAAAAGGAAAAACCCGAATAAAATTATCTGTTTATGCGGCTGTATGATTCAACAGCCGACATCAGCGGAAAAAATCAAAAAACATTTCCCTTATGTCGATATGCTGGTTGGGACGCATGCGGTGCACAAATTCCCGCAGCTGCTGTTTGAAAAACTGCAAAACGGCGGGCATGTGTTCGAGACGCCTGACTGCGACGGCGTGATTGCCGAGGATTTGCCGTTGCTGCGCTCGGATTCGGTTTTCGCGGGTGTTTCAATTATGTACGGGTGCAATAATTTTTGCACCTACTGCGTCGTGCCGAATGTGCGGGGTAGGGAACGCAGCCGCAAGCCGGAGGCGATTCTCGCGGAGGTTGAACAACTGGTAAACGGCGGATGGAAGGATATCACGCTGCTCGGGCAGAATGTCAACTCCTACGGAACCCACGACACCGGAAAGCCGAATTTTCCCGAACTCTTAAAAAAATGCTGCTCTTTTGAGGGCGATTACTGGGTGCGGTTTATGACCAGCCACCCGAAAGATGCGGACGAGGCGTTGTTTGAGGTGATTGCCGCGGAAAAACATGCCGCCAAGCATCTGCATCTGCCGGTGCAGTCGGGTTCTGACGAGATTTTACGGCGTATGAACCGCCGATATGACACGCAGACCTATCTGAAAAAACTTGAAATCATGCGGCGGCTTTATCCCGACATCGCGCTGACCAGCGACATCATCGTGGGTTTTCCGGGCGAGACCGAGGATGATTTTCAAAAGACGCTTAATTTGGTCGAGACGGTGAAATACGACTCGCTGTTTATGTTTATCTATTCGCCACGGCAAAATACCGCAGCGGCCGGGTTTGAAAACCAGATTTCGGCGGAGGTCAAGACAGAGCGGTTTGAACGGCTGTTGGCATTACAGGAAAAAATCGCGGAGCAGAAGCACAAGGCACTCGTCGGGAACAAAGCACGTGTTTTAGTTGAACAATTCGAACAAAAGCACAAAAAGTGGAGCGGAAAGGACTGGGGCGTGACGCGGGTGCTGTTTGCAGGTGAAGAAAGCGAAAATCTGCGCGGGCAATTTGTCGATGTCGAGATTATTTCGGCCGGGAGGCACTGGGTTACCGGCCGCCGGATATAA
- a CDS encoding DUF3048 domain-containing protein, whose protein sequence is MRRFLCAALMVLLLLTAGCGTVQEYSGMETSDPWVSVSSEATSSQPVESSVPYSTGADYVSTGTINPLTGQSNLPTYMARTRPVSVVINNYVKALPQNGITDADLVIEAEAEGGITRLLAFYADWRSAPVIGSIREARLHFFELAQSFDSIMVHIGASQETYDAIKATGYKTLDAVNYADKELTYRDETLKLTRATEHTVMTSGEMLTKVISSSKLRTTLDESYPSTYFKFAADNELITPTAFRARAIYLPVGLNAEYHFDDDTGLYMRSLAGAAQTDLNNGEQVGVTNVLVLFAKQYTNPNDETLVTIDINAGEGYYFSMCGGQKIFWQKGLGETDRIMLYDEKGNELTLNQGKTWINIISTTLADQVTWTQIG, encoded by the coding sequence ATGAGACGATTTCTCTGCGCGGCTTTAATGGTGCTTTTGCTTTTAACGGCCGGCTGCGGAACAGTGCAGGAATACAGCGGCATGGAGACTTCCGACCCTTGGGTGAGCGTCTCTTCCGAAGCGACCTCTTCACAGCCCGTCGAATCGAGCGTGCCTTACAGCACAGGAGCTGACTATGTTTCGACCGGTACGATCAATCCGCTGACCGGACAGAGCAATCTGCCGACCTATATGGCGCGTACGCGTCCGGTTTCGGTGGTAATCAACAATTATGTCAAGGCGCTGCCCCAAAACGGCATTACCGATGCCGATCTGGTGATTGAAGCCGAGGCCGAGGGCGGCATTACCCGGCTGTTGGCATTTTACGCCGACTGGCGTTCGGCGCCTGTGATCGGTTCGATTCGCGAAGCAAGACTGCATTTTTTCGAATTGGCTCAATCGTTTGATTCGATTATGGTTCATATCGGTGCAAGTCAGGAGACCTACGATGCCATCAAGGCCACCGGATACAAGACGCTTGACGCCGTGAACTACGCCGACAAAGAGCTGACCTACCGTGATGAGACCTTGAAATTAACCCGCGCCACAGAACATACGGTTATGACCAGCGGTGAAATGCTCACCAAGGTGATCTCCTCCTCCAAACTGCGTACAACGCTGGATGAGAGTTATCCCTCAACCTATTTTAAATTCGCTGCCGACAACGAATTGATCACACCGACGGCATTCCGCGCAAGAGCAATTTATCTGCCGGTCGGACTGAATGCCGAATATCATTTTGACGACGATACCGGCCTTTATATGCGTTCGCTCGCCGGTGCTGCGCAGACCGATCTGAACAACGGCGAACAAGTCGGCGTGACCAATGTCCTCGTACTTTTTGCAAAACAATACACAAATCCGAACGACGAGACTTTGGTAACTATTGACATTAACGCCGGAGAGGGGTATTATTTTTCCATGTGCGGCGGCCAAAAGATCTTTTGGCAGAAGGGCCTCGGAGAGACCGACCGAATTATGCTCTACGATGAAAAAGGCAATGAGCTGACACTCAACCAGGGCAAAACCTGGATCAATATTATTTCGACTACACTTGCCGACCAAGTCACCTGGACGCAAATCGGCTGA
- a CDS encoding alpha-L-fucosidase, which translates to MSEKRSPYAQKMTKRDYEAEVARTRDARMKWFTDAKFGMFVHYGPYAVSGLHEWYMAISASEIDEYEREVTKQFHPKKGCAYEWAKLAVEAGCKYMVMVTRHHDGYSMWDSDCNPYNVVKYGGDYDVVAEFIDACRQNGLKIGLYHSIIDWHNPDCGDSRFDFDARVRFIKYQRDLLNELLTRYGKIDILWYDMSHPYSGENFDFVETDRIVRNLQPDIIINPRSGLKEDLETPEERLNRRDETRYWEACMTFNSLSWGYVDSEEVSGFSYSPQQIIKLLAQTAGGNGNLLLNIGPAPDGSVPQDAVKPLQTVGNWLKQNGAAIYGKSDYQRTWIPSGRGILKGNKFYVIQFITPVLGYLPVNGVGAKVKKVRCLADGKEYNFTQNGKKVKILDVAHGHVDKIMGVTVFELECEGPIGDFELINPPALDYDR; encoded by the coding sequence ATGTCGGAAAAACGCTCACCCTATGCGCAGAAAATGACGAAACGTGATTATGAGGCCGAAGTGGCCAGAACCCGGGACGCACGCATGAAATGGTTTACCGACGCCAAGTTCGGTATGTTCGTGCATTACGGGCCGTATGCGGTCTCGGGGCTGCACGAGTGGTATATGGCCATCAGCGCCAGCGAAATTGACGAGTATGAACGTGAGGTCACGAAGCAATTTCATCCCAAAAAGGGCTGCGCCTATGAGTGGGCGAAGCTGGCTGTTGAAGCGGGCTGCAAATATATGGTGATGGTCACCCGCCATCACGACGGTTATTCGATGTGGGACTCCGACTGCAATCCCTACAATGTCGTCAAATACGGCGGCGATTATGATGTGGTCGCCGAATTTATCGACGCCTGCCGCCAAAACGGATTGAAAATCGGGCTTTATCACTCAATTATCGACTGGCACAATCCCGACTGCGGTGACAGCCGGTTCGACTTCGACGCGCGGGTGAGGTTTATCAAATACCAGCGCGATCTGCTGAATGAACTGCTGACGCGTTACGGGAAAATTGATATTTTATGGTATGATATGAGCCATCCGTACAGCGGAGAGAATTTTGATTTTGTCGAGACCGACCGGATTGTCAGAAATCTGCAGCCCGACATTATCATCAACCCGCGTTCGGGCCTCAAAGAGGATTTGGAGACGCCGGAGGAACGCTTGAACCGCAGAGACGAGACGCGTTACTGGGAGGCCTGCATGACCTTCAACAGCCTGTCGTGGGGGTATGTTGACAGCGAAGAGGTCTCGGGATTTTCCTATTCTCCGCAGCAAATTATCAAACTGCTCGCCCAAACCGCAGGCGGTAACGGAAATCTGCTGCTGAACATCGGACCCGCTCCGGACGGAAGCGTTCCGCAGGACGCCGTGAAGCCGCTGCAGACCGTCGGGAATTGGCTGAAACAAAACGGCGCGGCGATCTACGGCAAAAGCGATTATCAGAGAACCTGGATTCCGAGCGGACGGGGCATTTTAAAGGGCAATAAATTCTATGTGATTCAGTTTATCACGCCTGTGTTGGGATATCTGCCGGTCAACGGCGTCGGTGCAAAAGTGAAAAAGGTGCGCTGCCTTGCCGATGGGAAAGAGTACAACTTCACTCAGAATGGAAAGAAAGTAAAAATACTGGACGTCGCGCATGGGCATGTCGACAAAATCATGGGTGTGACGGTGTTTGAGCTTGAATGCGAAGGGCCGATCGGCGACTTTGAACTGATCAACCCGCCGGCACTGGATTACGACCGGTAA